One window from the genome of Candidatus Synechococcus calcipolaris G9 encodes:
- a CDS encoding alpha-ketoglutarate-dependent dioxygenase AlkB family protein, producing MQYCPDFIETTRANDLYRTLEQETPWQQDVIRIYGKKMNVPRLSAWYGDTGKSYTYSGITMEPIPWTRCLYGLKNEVEAIAQTAFNSVLINLYRDGNDSMGWHSDNEIELGNNPIIASVSLGNMRTFMLRKVKSIDPNPSKISLQLAHGSLLLMLDETQHYWEHQVPKTKKNVGPRINLTFRFVL from the coding sequence GTGCAATATTGTCCCGATTTTATAGAGACAACAAGGGCCAATGATTTGTATCGCACCTTAGAGCAGGAAACCCCTTGGCAACAAGACGTTATCCGCATCTATGGCAAGAAAATGAACGTACCGCGCCTCAGTGCTTGGTATGGAGATACAGGTAAAAGCTACACCTATTCTGGCATCACGATGGAACCCATCCCCTGGACACGTTGCCTTTATGGCTTGAAAAATGAGGTTGAAGCCATTGCCCAGACCGCGTTTAACAGTGTACTGATTAATTTATATCGAGATGGAAATGATAGTATGGGATGGCATAGTGACAATGAGATAGAGTTGGGCAACAATCCGATTATTGCTTCAGTTAGCTTAGGAAATATGCGAACATTTATGCTTAGAAAAGTCAAATCCATTGATCCTAATCCGTCAAAAATCTCCCTGCAATTAGCCCATGGTAGTTTGCTTCTCATGTTGGATGAAACTCAGCATTATTGGGAGCATCAGGTTCCTAAAACCAAGAAAAATGTTGGCCCTAGAATTAACTTGACGTTTAGGTTTGTTCTTTAA
- a CDS encoding DUF4079 domain-containing protein, producing the protein MDIPAPLQPIITFAHPVLMWILLGLSLYAMYLGIQSRRTRTASGDEKKTLVQGKFILKHHQMGSILLALMVLGTIGGMGATYINNGKLFFGPHLLVGLGMTGIVAVSASLTPLMQKGNDIARSLHIALNATLVGLFGWQAVTGLQIVQRILNPS; encoded by the coding sequence ATGGACATTCCTGCTCCCCTTCAGCCGATCATTACCTTTGCCCACCCTGTCCTCATGTGGATTTTACTAGGGTTATCCCTCTACGCCATGTATCTGGGAATTCAATCTCGGCGGACTCGTACTGCCAGTGGCGACGAAAAGAAAACCCTCGTGCAAGGTAAATTTATTCTAAAGCACCATCAAATGGGTTCAATTCTATTGGCCTTGATGGTCTTGGGAACCATTGGTGGCATGGGAGCAACCTACATTAACAATGGCAAGCTCTTTTTTGGGCCCCATCTATTAGTCGGCTTAGGGATGACTGGGATTGTCGCTGTCTCCGCTAGTCTGACACCCCTGATGCAAAAGGGAAATGATATTGCCCGCTCCCTTCATATCGCCTTAAACGCCACCCTGGTGGGATTATTTGGCTGGCAAGCGGTGACTGGACTTCAGATTGTGCAGCGGATTCTTAATCCTAGTTAA
- a CDS encoding ATP-binding protein: MAHHLLIGPPASGKSTFADYLCLNLPDAVIVATDDIRRLLYGDPRHQGAWPQIEAEVLGQIQRSLQRGFTIIYDATNVQHRYRVQFLRQVRILTPEPWIGWQLLTDLETCKQWNHARDRQVPETVIEQMYQDLTQTPPSLEEGFRRLYHVTLTPRIAIQEFQGT, translated from the coding sequence ATGGCCCACCATCTTTTAATTGGCCCCCCTGCCAGTGGTAAATCTACCTTTGCTGACTATCTGTGTCTTAACCTCCCCGATGCTGTTATTGTTGCCACGGATGATATTCGTCGCCTATTGTACGGAGACCCACGGCATCAAGGGGCATGGCCACAGATTGAAGCGGAAGTCTTGGGCCAAATCCAGCGATCGCTCCAACGGGGTTTCACAATTATTTATGATGCCACCAATGTTCAGCACCGCTATCGCGTCCAATTTCTCCGTCAAGTCAGAATCCTGACCCCTGAGCCTTGGATCGGCTGGCAACTTCTCACGGATCTAGAGACCTGCAAACAGTGGAACCACGCCCGCGATCGCCAGGTTCCTGAAACAGTGATTGAACAAATGTATCAAGACTTAACCCAAACACCGCCCTCCCTGGAAGAAGGGTTTAGACGGCTCTATCACGTTACCCTCACCCCCAGGATCGCTATTCAGGAATTTCAGGGTACTTGA
- a CDS encoding glycosyltransferase: MAKPSSSPPQLVSAWAWGFFIFSIITMVVVFLATVWQPTLFPVHLVNPNELRPLPKFLDFDAESERLWIPLVATIAIAISLNFIPSNNVSRLIVRWFVFLLGARYILWRGMATLNFAHWFSAGFSSIFYGLEVLYFLIYGLYLIQTSWLTDVKRSREANYYQEAVLSGDYCPTVDVLIPTYNEAAYIVRRTIVGCQAMAYPNKTIYVLDDGRRPEIAKLSQKLGCKYITRPNNEHRKAGNLNHALKQTQGELIAIFDSDFVPFRNFLVRTVGFFQNPNISMVQTPQHFYNADYHSQNLGIDFMMPGDMEYFFGFIQPGRDAGNAIICCGTSYVVRRKDIEASGGYYTDCIVEDYQTGTRMQTNGYRLIYLNEILSMGESPRNFQDYLEQRLRWLQGNMQLYYCGKDIPIWSRLNWFQKSCHLSLLLYNFNSFIRVAFVFGPLISMVTGVSLTVAGIWEYAYYAVPYSFLNIATFSWATKGRFFSLWGEVYEVLFAFPAIKHLIAILKNPFAKLGSVVTRKGALMNHKSLNLAYTWPWVFFVAASIIGIFLRYGGYWLGIWPPGEYERTGLEVMLVWTSYNLLIALVAILAAIDQPVRRQSDRFPICTVCCLRIGRQTYWGYTQDLSETGTALTLTAGRYVGKQDQGKLWFLERNFKVQAAVVRSSSTDGQCHVFLRFLEVDDQASRELVQLLYGGLTWWNKPKAPSGLDAIWSMLARIFDFRSLFTLYR, translated from the coding sequence ATGGCGAAACCATCATCATCTCCTCCCCAACTGGTTTCTGCCTGGGCCTGGGGATTTTTTATTTTTAGCATCATTACCATGGTGGTGGTTTTCCTGGCTACCGTCTGGCAGCCGACTCTTTTTCCAGTACATTTAGTTAACCCCAATGAGTTACGTCCCCTACCCAAATTCCTGGACTTTGACGCAGAGAGTGAACGTCTCTGGATACCCCTAGTGGCAACGATCGCCATTGCTATTTCCCTTAACTTTATCCCCAGCAATAATGTTTCTCGGCTCATTGTTCGTTGGTTTGTATTTCTCCTAGGGGCACGGTATATTCTTTGGCGCGGCATGGCTACCCTCAACTTTGCCCATTGGTTTAGTGCCGGTTTTAGTAGTATTTTCTACGGACTTGAAGTTCTCTACTTTTTAATTTATGGCTTGTATCTGATTCAAACCAGTTGGCTCACTGACGTAAAACGTAGTCGAGAAGCCAACTACTACCAGGAAGCGGTTCTCTCGGGGGACTATTGCCCCACGGTGGATGTTTTAATTCCCACCTATAACGAAGCTGCCTACATTGTTCGGCGAACGATTGTGGGTTGCCAAGCGATGGCCTACCCCAACAAAACCATTTATGTCCTCGACGATGGCCGCCGCCCCGAAATCGCTAAACTTAGTCAAAAATTAGGATGCAAGTATATTACTCGTCCCAACAATGAACACCGTAAAGCCGGAAATCTTAACCATGCCCTCAAACAGACCCAGGGCGAACTCATTGCTATTTTTGATTCAGATTTTGTCCCCTTTCGTAACTTTTTAGTCCGCACCGTCGGCTTTTTTCAGAACCCAAATATTTCCATGGTGCAGACTCCCCAACATTTTTATAATGCTGATTACCATTCCCAGAACTTGGGCATTGATTTTATGATGCCGGGGGATATGGAATATTTCTTTGGCTTTATTCAGCCGGGCAGAGATGCGGGAAATGCAATTATTTGCTGCGGCACATCCTACGTGGTACGGCGTAAAGATATTGAGGCCAGTGGCGGCTACTACACCGACTGTATTGTGGAGGATTATCAAACTGGAACCCGGATGCAGACCAACGGGTATCGCCTCATTTACCTGAATGAAATTCTGAGTATGGGGGAATCACCTCGCAACTTTCAAGACTATTTAGAACAACGGCTGCGTTGGCTTCAGGGGAATATGCAACTCTATTACTGCGGTAAGGATATTCCCATTTGGTCACGCCTAAACTGGTTTCAAAAAAGTTGCCACCTGTCTCTACTGCTCTATAATTTCAATTCCTTTATTCGGGTAGCCTTTGTTTTTGGCCCCTTAATTAGTATGGTGACAGGGGTTTCCTTAACCGTTGCGGGCATTTGGGAATATGCCTACTATGCGGTTCCCTACTCATTTCTCAATATTGCCACCTTTAGCTGGGCAACCAAAGGTCGTTTCTTTAGCCTTTGGGGAGAAGTCTACGAAGTTCTCTTTGCCTTTCCAGCCATAAAGCATTTAATTGCCATTCTCAAAAATCCCTTTGCCAAACTGGGCAGTGTGGTAACGCGGAAAGGGGCACTCATGAATCACAAAAGTCTAAATCTTGCCTATACCTGGCCCTGGGTCTTTTTTGTTGCGGCTTCAATCATCGGTATCTTCCTCCGCTATGGAGGCTACTGGTTGGGGATTTGGCCCCCCGGTGAGTATGAACGCACGGGTCTAGAGGTGATGTTGGTATGGACATCCTACAATCTCTTGATTGCTTTGGTGGCGATCTTAGCAGCCATTGATCAGCCTGTACGTCGCCAGAGCGATCGCTTCCCCATTTGCACCGTCTGCTGTCTACGCATTGGACGACAAACCTACTGGGGCTATACCCAGGATCTATCGGAAACGGGAACTGCCCTTACTCTCACCGCCGGCCGCTACGTGGGCAAACAGGATCAAGGGAAACTCTGGTTCTTAGAGCGCAATTTTAAGGTTCAAGCGGCGGTTGTTCGCTCTAGTTCCACTGATGGCCAGTGTCACGTCTTTTTACGCTTTTTAGAAGTGGATGATCAGGCCAGCCGAGAATTGGTGCAATTGCTCTACGGTGGCCTAACATGGTGGAATAAACCCAAGGCTCCGAGTGGCTTAGATGCAATTTGGTCAATGTTGGCGCGGATCTTTGATTTCCGATCACTGTTCACCCTGTATCGTTAA
- the mgtE gene encoding magnesium transporter has product MLEDASTTRVLNPDREELQELVRSQLQALLAQSNYEAAKAILIPVQPADIADVIESLPTRLQVVGFRLLPKDKAIDVYEHLDPSVQEALLEDFKHPDVLEIFDHISPDDRVRLLDELPAKIVRRLLQHLSAQEREATALLLGYKSQTAGRIMTPEYVSLKEEMTVAQALDRIRQIATTIETIYTLYVTDASRHLSGTLSLRNLLVAQPTDIIRDIMTREVIWVHTDTDQEEVARTIQHYDFLSVPVVDSEQRLVGIVTVDDVIDILEDEATEDIYALGGVQSGGDGYFRTNLFTVARKRVVWLSVLLLTNTLTTGVIRAQEDVLEQVVTLAAFIPLLIDTGGNVGAQSSTVVIRGLSTEDIRGAQVWRIIGREAMAGILLGAALGVVVTLWAYLLQGDWLVSIAVGGSLFAIAVLAAVAGSSLPFLFNLMKFDPALMSAPFITTAVDVLGVAIYLSFARWLLQL; this is encoded by the coding sequence ATGCTTGAGGATGCCTCGACCACCCGTGTCCTAAATCCCGATCGCGAAGAGTTACAAGAACTGGTGCGATCGCAATTACAGGCCCTTTTAGCCCAATCTAACTACGAAGCCGCCAAGGCAATTCTGATTCCGGTTCAGCCTGCGGATATTGCCGATGTGATTGAGTCCTTACCCACTCGATTACAGGTGGTGGGGTTTCGCCTCCTTCCAAAAGACAAGGCCATCGATGTTTACGAACACCTTGACCCCTCTGTCCAAGAAGCTCTTCTAGAGGATTTTAAGCATCCCGATGTTTTAGAAATTTTCGATCACATTTCCCCCGACGATCGGGTGCGCCTCCTCGATGAACTACCCGCTAAAATTGTGCGGCGGCTTTTGCAGCATCTGAGTGCCCAGGAACGGGAAGCAACGGCCCTGCTCTTGGGGTATAAATCTCAAACTGCCGGTCGGATTATGACACCGGAGTACGTCTCCCTCAAGGAAGAGATGACCGTTGCCCAAGCCCTGGATCGGATTCGGCAGATTGCCACTACCATTGAAACAATCTATACCCTCTACGTCACCGATGCCTCCCGCCACCTATCCGGCACCCTATCCCTACGAAATTTACTGGTTGCCCAGCCCACCGACATCATTCGCGACATCATGACCCGGGAGGTAATTTGGGTGCATACGGACACCGACCAAGAGGAAGTGGCCCGCACCATCCAACACTATGACTTTCTCTCCGTTCCCGTCGTTGATTCCGAGCAACGCCTCGTGGGCATTGTCACCGTTGATGACGTGATCGACATCCTCGAAGATGAGGCCACGGAAGATATTTATGCCCTAGGGGGTGTGCAGTCCGGTGGCGATGGTTATTTTCGTACCAATTTATTTACCGTTGCCCGGAAGCGGGTGGTGTGGCTCTCGGTACTTCTATTGACCAACACCTTGACCACGGGGGTGATCCGGGCCCAAGAAGATGTGTTAGAGCAAGTGGTGACGTTGGCCGCCTTTATTCCCCTATTGATTGATACCGGCGGTAATGTGGGGGCCCAATCGTCAACGGTGGTAATTCGGGGTCTGAGTACGGAAGACATTCGTGGGGCCCAAGTCTGGCGGATTATTGGGCGGGAAGCCATGGCCGGCATTTTATTGGGGGCAGCCCTGGGCGTTGTTGTCACCCTCTGGGCCTATCTCTTACAAGGGGACTGGTTAGTGTCCATTGCGGTGGGTGGCAGCTTGTTTGCGATCGCTGTTTTAGCTGCGGTGGCGGGTTCCAGTTTACCATTTCTCTTTAATCTAATGAAATTTGACCCTGCCCTAATGTCTGCCCCATTTATTACAACGGCGGTGGATGTGTTGGGGGTAGCTATTTATTTAAGCTTTGCCCGCTGGTTATTGCAACTATAA
- a CDS encoding HlyD family secretion protein: MKTQKLDSLPMSSPKNLPTSSTTQERLEPNSVEPQRVRVKRSVAANLVVVAASIGVLAFTADFFHRHLTVVRSRDAVVNGVLVTLRAPENGTIVDLITRVGDFIDPEDGPLAVIENDRASEETPQTIESEIARQRGELAAAQAKLQQLQGVLASAQGDAENQRNLEIIESNLQVAAAQAELQSARAKLEDAQARQRLATINNKRFSSLAAQGVVSQAQADAALTELQQSQAQVRSQQRIVDSLARKVEALKTEVKAAQRGLTLRNTRSNYDPRLRLQELQMQIGAQEAVIAGIEEAIAAQQTRLLQAEKELQQQQTSLVDSPVSGVVWEANARNGMFIQQGEPIMQVLDCDRRWVDVFVDEKYIKLLAPGTKATIELYGGGNRQHFRGTVSHIRSGLGRLTPGEAQALPIPENYPRQSQIRVEFDPGESVNKNAFCYVGYTGQVTFDIRR, from the coding sequence GTGAAAACCCAAAAACTCGATTCCCTGCCGATGTCTTCACCCAAAAACCTGCCAACTTCCAGTACAACCCAAGAACGCCTTGAACCTAACAGTGTTGAGCCGCAGCGAGTACGGGTCAAGCGATCCGTGGCGGCAAATTTGGTTGTCGTGGCAGCCAGCATCGGGGTTTTAGCCTTTACGGCTGATTTTTTTCATCGTCATCTGACAGTGGTTCGCAGCCGGGATGCGGTGGTAAATGGTGTTCTCGTAACGCTGCGGGCCCCGGAAAATGGCACCATTGTTGATCTCATTACAAGAGTTGGCGATTTTATTGATCCCGAGGATGGCCCTTTAGCGGTCATTGAGAATGATCGTGCCAGTGAAGAAACCCCCCAAACCATTGAATCGGAGATCGCACGGCAACGGGGAGAACTTGCCGCAGCCCAGGCGAAACTACAACAGTTACAAGGGGTACTAGCCTCGGCCCAGGGAGATGCTGAAAATCAACGTAACCTTGAGATTATCGAAAGCAATCTCCAAGTGGCCGCCGCCCAAGCAGAATTACAATCAGCCCGGGCTAAGCTAGAAGATGCCCAAGCCCGTCAACGTCTGGCTACCATTAATAACAAGCGTTTTTCTTCCCTTGCCGCCCAAGGGGTTGTCAGCCAAGCCCAAGCTGATGCTGCCCTCACCGAACTTCAGCAAAGCCAGGCCCAAGTCAGAAGTCAGCAGCGCATTGTGGACTCCCTGGCCCGCAAGGTGGAAGCCCTGAAAACAGAAGTCAAGGCTGCCCAAAGGGGACTAACCCTACGGAATACCCGCAGCAACTATGATCCCCGCTTACGTCTACAGGAATTACAAATGCAAATTGGGGCACAGGAAGCGGTTATTGCCGGTATCGAGGAAGCCATTGCGGCCCAACAAACCCGCCTTTTGCAGGCTGAAAAAGAACTTCAGCAGCAACAAACCTCCTTGGTTGATTCTCCCGTCTCCGGGGTTGTTTGGGAGGCGAATGCCCGCAACGGTATGTTCATCCAACAGGGTGAGCCAATTATGCAAGTCCTAGATTGCGATCGCCGCTGGGTCGATGTCTTTGTGGATGAGAAATACATCAAATTACTAGCACCAGGAACCAAAGCCACCATTGAACTCTACGGTGGTGGGAATCGACAACATTTCCGGGGAACCGTTAGCCACATTCGCTCTGGTCTAGGTCGCCTCACCCCTGGGGAAGCTCAAGCCCTACCTATTCCTGAAAACTACCCACGTCAAAGTCAAATCCGAGTTGAATTTGATCCTGGGGAATCAGTTAACAAAAACGCCTTTTGTTATGTGGGCTATACCGGCCAAGTCACGTTTGATATCCGTCGATAA